One part of the Marinihelvus fidelis genome encodes these proteins:
- a CDS encoding LacI family DNA-binding transcriptional regulator: protein MSERRKTSARRQHARVTISDVAREAGVSPMTVSRVINAEVAVRDATREKVEKAIAELGYSPNKAARSLASARQMQIGLLYANPSSTYLSAMLLGVLERARQSDAQVVVVESGFGKDAVAAVRGMLMSGVDGVLLTPPLTGYRPVLEILHDSGVQTVTLGAQHVESEISTVSIDDHRAAMEMTRHLLDLGHERIGFIVGNNNQLASRLRLAGFREAMRLAGVDVDESLVVRGDFSYRSGLKAADLLLRLEQRPTAIFASNDDMAAAVVATAHRFHIEVPEALTVVGYDDTLLATTIWPELTTIRQPIADMSRAAIELLETNIRIDRAGEPVKARHLTRAYKLVRRESSAPPR, encoded by the coding sequence TTGAGCGAGCGCAGGAAAACCTCGGCCCGCCGCCAGCACGCCCGGGTCACCATCAGCGACGTGGCCCGCGAGGCGGGTGTGTCGCCGATGACCGTGTCCAGGGTCATCAACGCCGAGGTCGCGGTGCGAGACGCCACGCGCGAGAAGGTTGAGAAGGCCATCGCCGAACTCGGTTACTCGCCCAACAAGGCCGCCCGCTCGCTGGCCAGCGCGCGGCAGATGCAGATTGGCCTGCTGTACGCCAACCCCAGCAGCACCTATCTCAGCGCGATGCTGCTGGGCGTGCTCGAACGCGCGCGCCAGAGCGATGCGCAGGTGGTCGTAGTCGAATCCGGGTTCGGAAAGGATGCCGTGGCCGCCGTGCGCGGCATGCTCATGAGCGGTGTTGACGGCGTGTTGCTGACACCGCCCCTGACCGGCTATCGCCCGGTACTGGAAATCCTCCACGACAGCGGCGTGCAGACGGTGACGCTGGGGGCGCAACACGTTGAGAGCGAGATCTCGACCGTCAGCATCGACGACCACCGCGCCGCCATGGAGATGACCCGTCACCTGCTGGATCTGGGGCACGAGCGCATCGGTTTCATCGTCGGCAATAACAACCAGCTCGCCAGTCGTTTACGCCTGGCGGGGTTCCGTGAGGCCATGCGCCTGGCCGGCGTCGACGTCGATGAGTCGCTGGTGGTGCGGGGTGATTTTTCCTACCGCTCCGGGCTCAAGGCCGCGGACCTGCTGCTGCGGCTGGAGCAACGGCCCACGGCCATTTTCGCCAGCAACGACGACATGGCTGCGGCCGTGGTGGCCACGGCGCACCGCTTCCATATCGAGGTGCCAGAGGCGCTGACGGTGGTGGGCTACGACGACACCCTGCTGGCGACGACCATCTGGCCGGAACTGACGACGATCCGCCAGCCGATTGCCGACATGTCGCGCGCGGCGATTGAATTGCTGGAAACGAATATCCGTATCGACCGCGCCGGGGAACCGGTCAAGGCGCGCCACCTGACGCGGGCCTACAAGCTGGTCAGGCGGGAAAGCAGCGCGCCGCCGCGGTAA
- a CDS encoding SpoIIE family protein phosphatase translates to MNGFHSMATRLAVYTLAPLVVLMLFAAWLDNRHARRAMLDMAETAAVNLAESVSEELQGVLRSTRTGIEAFSLPLSRLPDAHTENVVPLIREALERFPLVFGSTLAFDPSGGEPEAPYVYREGDDIVVTSLAGDDYRYWEWPWFQQPMTTGEPVWSPPYFDDGGGNVSMVTYSVPLLSAERKAILTADIRLGFLSDLVASDLLGQQGIVFIFDESGRLVSHPEASWVMHEDLSTLATTLQLPALANIPAAVASGGFFWLRPAEGINESVVGGEASEPGRLFIRPLNEAGWGIAVYFSDQDFMASINSATRNRLLFGLGIMALLATILVTVSFRSLHPLGILASRTRLIAQGDFSAETPGLDRADEIGRLSRAFHQMQLHLEHFIDDLTRETAARERIEGELSTARQIQESLVPSPSPDMGDLPLDLRALLRPARTVGGDLYNYVMLDENRLFFVIGDVSDKGIPAALFMAQANALLIAATSHHTDPGDVLDVVNRELSHDNEFCMFVTLMVGLLDVRDGRLTLANAAHDPPLLLATDGQARWLQVDGGPPAGVDADATFDSHHFQLAAGDTLVLYTDGVTEALSPADELFGSERLENALRGHRPDSAEAVRDRLVHAVDAFCDGAEAADDMTLLVIRQAFRAATADLEGDIAVSVEPGCHATVVQRLQSVLADSGNTRLDPADLELVVEELVTNVVKYSGLGPADTLNVRWRASADALVLWLEDQGVAFDPLADRDMPGGDDREHGGMGLVLLRSLTDAGHYERDGDTNRLRIVFGSLDESAAAMESAHSPTRGTNAPDEGDQA, encoded by the coding sequence ATGAATGGATTTCATAGCATGGCGACCCGGCTGGCGGTCTACACGCTGGCACCACTGGTCGTGCTGATGCTGTTTGCCGCCTGGCTGGACAACCGCCATGCCCGCAGGGCCATGCTGGACATGGCGGAGACCGCCGCCGTCAACCTGGCGGAAAGTGTCAGCGAGGAACTGCAGGGTGTCCTGCGCAGCACGCGCACGGGCATCGAGGCCTTTTCGCTGCCACTGTCACGTTTGCCGGACGCCCACACCGAAAACGTCGTGCCGTTGATCCGCGAGGCGCTCGAACGTTTCCCGCTGGTCTTTGGCAGCACACTGGCATTCGATCCGTCTGGTGGCGAGCCCGAGGCCCCGTACGTTTATCGCGAAGGCGATGACATCGTCGTCACTTCGCTGGCCGGCGACGACTACCGTTACTGGGAATGGCCCTGGTTCCAGCAGCCGATGACGACGGGTGAGCCGGTCTGGAGCCCACCCTATTTCGATGACGGCGGCGGCAATGTCAGTATGGTGACCTATTCCGTTCCGCTGCTGTCGGCCGAACGAAAGGCCATCCTGACCGCGGATATCCGCCTGGGCTTTCTCTCCGACCTGGTCGCGAGCGACCTGCTTGGCCAGCAGGGCATCGTGTTCATCTTCGATGAGTCCGGCCGCCTGGTCTCGCACCCGGAAGCATCATGGGTTATGCACGAGGACCTGTCCACGCTGGCGACAACACTGCAACTGCCGGCACTCGCCAATATTCCAGCGGCTGTGGCCAGCGGCGGTTTTTTCTGGCTCCGCCCCGCCGAGGGCATCAACGAGAGCGTCGTTGGCGGAGAGGCTTCCGAACCGGGCCGACTTTTTATCCGCCCACTTAACGAGGCCGGCTGGGGCATCGCCGTGTACTTCTCCGACCAGGACTTCATGGCCAGCATCAATTCCGCCACGCGCAACCGGCTGCTGTTCGGCCTGGGCATCATGGCGCTACTGGCGACAATCCTGGTCACGGTGTCGTTCCGCAGCCTGCACCCCCTGGGCATCCTGGCCTCGAGAACCCGCCTGATCGCACAGGGTGATTTTTCCGCCGAGACCCCTGGCCTGGACCGGGCTGACGAGATTGGCCGGCTATCGCGCGCCTTCCACCAGATGCAGCTGCACCTGGAACATTTTATCGATGACCTGACGCGGGAAACCGCGGCGCGGGAGCGCATCGAGGGTGAGCTCTCCACTGCCCGGCAGATCCAGGAGTCGCTGGTACCCAGCCCCAGCCCGGACATGGGCGACCTGCCGCTGGACCTGCGCGCGCTGCTGCGCCCGGCGCGCACCGTGGGCGGCGACCTCTATAACTATGTCATGCTGGACGAGAACCGGTTGTTTTTCGTCATCGGTGACGTGTCGGACAAGGGCATACCCGCGGCGCTGTTTATGGCGCAGGCCAACGCGCTGCTGATCGCGGCTACCAGCCACCATACGGACCCAGGGGATGTGCTGGACGTCGTCAACCGCGAGCTAAGCCACGACAACGAGTTCTGCATGTTCGTGACCCTGATGGTCGGCCTGCTGGACGTGCGCGACGGTCGGCTGACCCTGGCCAACGCCGCGCATGATCCGCCGTTGCTGCTGGCGACCGACGGCCAGGCCCGGTGGCTACAGGTCGATGGCGGCCCGCCAGCCGGCGTGGATGCCGATGCGACCTTCGACAGCCATCACTTCCAACTGGCCGCCGGGGACACCCTGGTGCTCTACACCGATGGCGTGACCGAGGCCCTGTCGCCGGCCGATGAGCTCTTTGGCAGCGAGCGACTCGAGAACGCCCTTCGAGGTCACCGGCCAGATAGCGCGGAAGCGGTTCGCGACCGGCTGGTCCACGCCGTCGACGCATTTTGCGACGGCGCCGAGGCCGCGGACGACATGACCCTGCTGGTCATCCGCCAGGCCTTCCGTGCGGCTACTGCCGACCTGGAAGGTGACATCGCCGTCAGCGTGGAGCCGGGCTGCCACGCCACCGTGGTGCAGCGGTTGCAATCCGTGCTGGCCGACAGCGGGAATACGCGGCTCGACCCGGCCGACCTTGAACTCGTCGTCGAGGAACTGGTCACCAACGTGGTCAAGTACTCCGGCCTGGGCCCAGCGGACACACTGAATGTCCGCTGGCGCGCGAGCGCGGACGCGCTGGTTCTCTGGCTCGAAGACCAGGGCGTCGCCTTCGACCCCCTGGCCGACCGGGACATGCCCGGCGGCGACGACCGCGAGCACGGCGGCATGGGGCTGGTCCTGCTGCGTTCGCTGACCGACGCCGGCCACTACGAGCGCGATGGCGACACCAACCGCCTGCGAATCGTCTTCGGTTCACTTGACGAGTCCGCCGCCGCCATGGAAAGTGCACATTCGCCAACCCGGGGCACGAATGCCCCAGACGAAGGAGACCAGGCATGA
- a CDS encoding STAS domain-containing protein, protein MSLEVIYDDGPVKATLKLIGKLDTDSAPQLTPVIGDIASAPPSVLVMDLQDLNYISSAGLRCVFQLKKALKPHGGQLVISHPSPQVKKVFDIVKAVPVQSVFSSTAELDAYLDKMQRSVGQDD, encoded by the coding sequence ATGAGCCTTGAAGTGATTTACGATGATGGCCCGGTCAAGGCCACGCTGAAGCTGATCGGCAAGCTCGACACCGACTCCGCGCCGCAGCTGACCCCGGTCATTGGCGATATCGCCTCGGCGCCGCCAAGCGTCCTGGTCATGGACCTGCAGGACCTGAACTACATTTCCTCGGCCGGATTGCGCTGCGTGTTCCAGCTGAAAAAAGCCCTCAAGCCCCACGGCGGCCAGCTGGTCATCAGCCACCCGTCACCGCAGGTGAAAAAGGTCTTTGATATCGTCAAGGCCGTTCCGGTGCAGTCGGTTTTCTCCTCCACCGCCGAACTCGACGCCTACCTGGACAAGATGCAGCGCTCCGTCGGCCAGGACGACTGA
- a CDS encoding LysR substrate-binding domain-containing protein translates to MDPSSQFSGRKVSMRGLRTFCVAARHRTLRHAADELFITASAVSHQIKKLESEMHVQLFVRQGRTLDLTPAGAMLYEQASEAISRLEDVTARVQAEYARGTLRVSVQPFFASELLMPRLGDFREQHPDIDLLLDASDESTHKHPVAADVSIRLFRQRPGQFDAEKLFPLRLVPACSPAFLDKLGGDPWADPRKLPIVVHSGRPEAWASWSARSGIPVPVGANIVRLDSMSAVVRAAERGLGAALVPMPLAGPSFEAGLLRQLSDVELELPDAYWFATRRNLRDRADIRDFRAWVLQNFEHES, encoded by the coding sequence ATGGACCCCTCAAGCCAGTTCTCAGGACGCAAGGTATCGATGCGCGGTTTGCGCACGTTCTGCGTGGCCGCCCGGCATCGCACCCTGCGCCATGCCGCGGATGAGCTGTTCATCACCGCCTCCGCGGTCAGCCACCAGATCAAGAAGCTGGAAAGCGAGATGCACGTGCAGCTGTTCGTCCGCCAGGGCCGCACGCTGGACCTGACCCCCGCCGGCGCCATGCTGTATGAGCAGGCCAGTGAGGCCATCAGCCGCCTGGAGGATGTCACGGCGCGGGTGCAGGCCGAATACGCGCGCGGTACGCTGCGGGTCTCGGTCCAGCCGTTCTTCGCCAGCGAATTGCTGATGCCGCGCCTGGGCGATTTCCGCGAGCAGCACCCGGATATCGACCTGCTGCTCGACGCCAGCGATGAGTCGACCCACAAGCACCCGGTCGCCGCCGACGTGTCCATTCGCCTGTTCCGGCAGCGGCCGGGCCAGTTCGACGCCGAAAAACTGTTTCCCCTGCGCCTGGTGCCGGCGTGTTCACCGGCCTTCCTGGACAAGCTCGGTGGCGACCCCTGGGCAGACCCCAGGAAACTGCCCATCGTGGTCCACAGCGGCCGCCCGGAGGCATGGGCATCCTGGTCGGCGCGCTCGGGCATTCCTGTGCCGGTCGGGGCTAACATTGTCCGGCTGGATTCGATGAGCGCGGTGGTCCGGGCTGCGGAACGCGGGCTGGGCGCGGCGCTGGTCCCCATGCCGCTGGCGGGGCCGTCTTTCGAGGCCGGGCTGCTCCGGCAACTGTCTGACGTCGAGCTGGAACTGCCCGACGCCTACTGGTTCGCGACCCGTCGCAACCTGCGCGACCGCGCGGATATCCGCGACTTTCGCGCCTGGGTATTACAGAATTTCGAACACGAAAGCTGA
- a CDS encoding alpha/beta hydrolase family protein: MPSPLYFRALTFVLALGLATHAGAVPPPPEPLSTEDDHAWMMRQLGIESLRRGADGDPASPHAANYDESEANGHMDTLPDVLTFADGSRVTSAEGWWQRRRPEIADIFETEIYGRVTGELPDIEWRVTETRSESIGDVDTLTQTVAGSMKNPLPPGTEVNIELTLSRPATATGDVPVVLELGFDAAFLARLRERFTEEQLAAFRGDGPPWNEQVLARGWAAASLVATSIQADNGAGLYEGVIGIGTGGGSRTPGDWGALRAWAWGVSRVLDYLENAEGFNATRVAVEGHSRYGKAMLVAMAFEPRLAAAFISSSGEAGAKLWRRHYGEQVGNIAGSGEYHWMAGNFLKYAGPLGVDDLPIDQHMLIALCAPRPVFISSGTGGDQWTDPKGMFLAAAHASPVYELLGARGLGTMDYPAVGVGLLDGDLAWRQHEMGHTPAPNWPYFLDFIDRYFSKDTTAP, translated from the coding sequence ATGCCCTCTCCGCTTTATTTCCGCGCACTCACATTCGTGCTGGCGCTCGGCCTGGCCACACATGCCGGCGCTGTTCCCCCGCCGCCCGAACCGCTGTCCACCGAGGATGACCACGCCTGGATGATGCGCCAACTGGGCATCGAGTCGCTGCGCCGCGGCGCCGATGGCGACCCGGCGTCACCGCACGCGGCGAACTACGACGAATCTGAGGCCAACGGCCACATGGACACGCTGCCGGATGTACTGACATTCGCAGACGGTTCCAGGGTCACCAGCGCAGAAGGCTGGTGGCAACGGCGCCGCCCCGAGATTGCAGACATCTTCGAAACCGAGATTTACGGCCGGGTGACGGGCGAACTGCCTGACATCGAGTGGCGCGTAACGGAGACCCGGTCCGAAAGCATCGGCGACGTCGACACCCTGACTCAGACAGTGGCCGGGTCGATGAAGAACCCGTTGCCGCCCGGCACCGAAGTTAATATCGAGCTGACCCTGTCGCGCCCGGCAACGGCCACGGGGGATGTGCCTGTTGTGCTGGAACTCGGCTTTGACGCCGCCTTCCTGGCGCGTCTGCGTGAGCGCTTTACCGAGGAGCAGCTGGCCGCCTTTCGCGGCGATGGCCCGCCATGGAACGAGCAGGTGCTGGCGCGCGGCTGGGCGGCCGCCTCGCTGGTTGCGACGTCCATCCAGGCTGACAACGGCGCCGGTCTTTACGAGGGCGTTATCGGCATAGGCACCGGCGGCGGCTCGCGCACCCCGGGGGACTGGGGCGCCCTGCGCGCATGGGCCTGGGGCGTGAGCCGCGTGCTCGACTACCTGGAAAATGCGGAAGGTTTCAACGCTACCCGTGTGGCCGTCGAGGGCCATTCGCGCTATGGCAAGGCGATGCTGGTGGCCATGGCCTTCGAGCCCCGGCTGGCCGCCGCCTTTATCAGCTCTTCTGGTGAGGCCGGCGCCAAGTTATGGCGACGCCATTACGGCGAGCAGGTGGGCAATATCGCTGGTAGCGGCGAGTACCACTGGATGGCCGGCAACTTCCTGAAGTACGCCGGCCCGCTGGGTGTCGACGACCTGCCCATCGACCAGCACATGCTCATCGCCCTGTGTGCACCCCGCCCCGTGTTCATTTCCAGCGGCACCGGGGGCGACCAGTGGACCGACCCGAAAGGCATGTTCCTGGCCGCGGCGCACGCGTCACCGGTGTATGAACTGCTGGGCGCCCGCGGACTGGGCACCATGGACTACCCGGCCGTCGGCGTTGGCCTGCTCGACGGTGACCTGGCCTGGCGCCAGCACGAGATGGGCCACACCCCGGCGCCCAACTGGCCCTATTTCCTGGATTTTATCGACCGCTATTTCAGCAAGGACACGACCGCACCATGA